One genomic region from Spirulina subsalsa PCC 9445 encodes:
- a CDS encoding EI24 domain-containing protein → MVRGLVSGAIYPFRAIAVFWQTPKLLTFLILPIFVNFIIGVGLYLSLLLPGLRGVEQLTLQVTQWVNNAIATLPTWLGFLDNLILVLGYLFQGLILILLLLITGFLLLQFGSILGSPWYGLLSEKLEEQRLGQATTIDIGIIRDIWRALLFELKKLVFWLGLAIPLLILGFIPGVGPLFLTLCWVSLTAFIACLDFLDGPSERRRFPFRKKVQIVLMTLPASASFSLVCWFLCSIPLFNLLTIPLCVSAGTLFWCDRVYPKVQ, encoded by the coding sequence ATGGTGCGTGGACTGGTTTCTGGGGCAATTTATCCCTTCCGTGCGATCGCGGTTTTTTGGCAAACGCCCAAACTCCTGACGTTCCTCATCCTGCCCATTTTCGTGAACTTCATCATCGGGGTGGGGTTATATCTCAGTTTACTGTTGCCCGGTCTGCGGGGGGTAGAACAGTTGACCTTGCAAGTGACCCAATGGGTGAATAATGCGATCGCAACGTTACCCACTTGGTTAGGCTTTTTAGATAATCTTATCCTCGTCCTAGGCTATTTATTCCAAGGCCTGATATTAATCCTCTTACTCTTAATCACCGGGTTTTTATTGCTGCAATTTGGCAGCATTTTAGGTTCACCTTGGTATGGTTTACTCTCAGAAAAACTCGAAGAACAGCGCCTAGGTCAAGCCACCACCATTGATATTGGCATCATCCGGGATATTTGGCGAGCCTTACTCTTTGAACTCAAAAAGCTGGTGTTTTGGTTAGGCCTAGCCATTCCCCTCCTGATTTTAGGTTTTATTCCGGGAGTCGGCCCCCTTTTTTTAACCCTTTGTTGGGTATCCCTCACCGCCTTTATTGCTTGCCTAGACTTCCTCGACGGCCCCTCAGAACGTCGTCGCTTTCCCTTTCGGAAAAAAGTCCAAATTGTCTTAATGACCTTACCTGCCAGCGCGAGTTTTAGCCTCGTTTGTTGGTTTTTATGTAGTATTCCCTTGTTCAACTTACTGACCATTCCCCTCTGTGTCAGTGCGGGAACATTGTTCTGGTGTGATCGGGTGTATCCAAAAGTGCAATGA
- a CDS encoding Uma2 family endonuclease codes for MMNMTLHKLTFQDYLDHDDGTDVRYELVDGELVVMSLGSGKHGAIAEFLTKMLRNSPSSLARGGIATQQYTERQRIHAKINIS; via the coding sequence ATGATGAACATGACGCTGCACAAACTAACGTTTCAAGATTATCTAGATCATGATGACGGAACAGATGTACGCTATGAGTTAGTTGATGGTGAGCTAGTGGTCATGAGTCTTGGAAGCGGAAAACATGGGGCGATCGCTGAGTTTTTAACAAAAATGTTGCGGAATTCCCCTTCCTCGCTTGCTCGGGGTGGGATAGCAACCCAGCAATATACTGAGCGACAGCGAATCCATGCTAAGATAAATATATCTTGA
- a CDS encoding Uma2 family endonuclease: MLIGVRSPRGPDVTVLMRSQWLEMANREAVIDLSDPPPLLVVEVVSPSTRTDDYRSKRAEYGLLEIPEYWIVDPLTEEITICLLENQFYDSVTYQGSQLLQSPLFPDWTLTVTEIFNSLC; the protein is encoded by the coding sequence ATGCTGATCGGGGTGCGATCGCCCCGTGGTCCTGATGTAACGGTGTTAATGCGATCGCAATGGTTAGAGATGGCTAATCGAGAAGCAGTGATTGATTTGAGCGATCCGCCCCCCCTGCTTGTCGTTGAGGTGGTGAGTCCTTCCACGAGAACCGATGATTATCGCTCCAAACGGGCAGAATATGGCTTACTGGAGATTCCAGAATATTGGATCGTTGATCCCCTCACGGAAGAAATCACAATCTGTCTGTTAGAGAATCAATTCTACGACAGTGTAACTTATCAAGGCAGCCAACTGCTTCAATCTCCGCTATTTCCAGATTGGACGCTGACGGTTACAGAGATTTTCAATAGTCTTTGTTAG
- a CDS encoding HlyD family secretion protein has translation MNSNPSNSPSARRFRVVPPQENRPATPSPTPQESAPPPDQKPKENPQPKKKGFPTHWLILGTILVGVGAVSQIKTNPSISVEGNVEFDPNFYREVTMEIPGKITQLFVQHEYPVQAGLPIAEIESEILEQETQDLQLRALDHQVTLENARSQVIFAQERMRQTQENLQQVRSRVNQLQAEYNSLNSSNPPPEIQGYKIQIQHLQAQLDSQLEDIATHEKLAEEGAIPRRVVQKLRDEASMIQARMGEPQAAIGSITRRIRTELETKQDELQRLESAYNTANQEYLEAQRLVQSRVPVQQQIEGQIQTKRQRQAEHNLLRAPIAGLVIAPHWHQIQGKVLRPGETLLTIANPDQLIVKMEVKPEDINWVQEGARVSLSPNEFGAEVLEVTVDKKWQVYNKDEQLHRSTVPVIAYISDPRRILKPNSQVFATIHSEKSVSLYTVAKGEICSKFKVRKYQPGFCR, from the coding sequence ATGAACTCTAACCCATCTAACTCTCCCTCTGCCCGTCGTTTTCGCGTTGTTCCTCCCCAAGAAAATCGCCCCGCCACCCCATCCCCAACCCCCCAAGAATCCGCCCCACCCCCAGACCAAAAACCCAAAGAGAATCCCCAACCCAAGAAAAAAGGCTTTCCCACCCACTGGCTCATTCTCGGCACAATTTTAGTCGGCGTGGGTGCTGTGTCACAAATCAAAACCAATCCATCTATTTCTGTCGAGGGTAACGTAGAATTTGATCCCAATTTTTATCGAGAAGTCACGATGGAAATTCCGGGAAAAATAACACAACTTTTTGTTCAACATGAATATCCTGTACAAGCGGGATTACCTATTGCTGAGATTGAAAGTGAAATCTTGGAACAAGAAACCCAAGATTTACAGCTACGAGCATTAGACCATCAAGTTACCTTAGAAAATGCGCGTTCTCAGGTTATTTTTGCTCAAGAACGAATGAGACAAACTCAAGAAAACCTACAACAAGTTCGTTCGCGAGTGAATCAACTGCAAGCAGAATATAACTCCCTGAATAGTTCCAACCCGCCCCCAGAAATTCAAGGCTACAAAATCCAAATTCAGCATTTACAAGCACAATTAGACAGTCAACTAGAGGATATTGCAACCCATGAAAAATTGGCGGAGGAGGGTGCAATTCCTAGACGAGTCGTTCAAAAATTAAGGGACGAAGCCAGTATGATTCAAGCGAGAATGGGAGAACCTCAAGCCGCTATCGGTTCAATTACAAGACGGATTCGCACGGAATTAGAAACTAAACAGGACGAACTTCAACGACTAGAATCGGCTTATAATACCGCAAACCAAGAATATTTAGAGGCGCAAAGGTTAGTTCAAAGTCGTGTCCCAGTACAACAGCAAATTGAAGGGCAAATCCAAACGAAAAGACAAAGGCAAGCTGAACATAATCTATTAAGAGCGCCCATTGCGGGATTGGTGATTGCTCCCCACTGGCATCAAATTCAGGGGAAGGTATTAAGACCCGGTGAGACCCTGTTAACCATTGCAAATCCTGACCAGTTAATTGTTAAAATGGAGGTTAAACCGGAGGATATTAACTGGGTACAAGAAGGAGCAAGAGTTTCTTTGTCTCCTAACGAATTTGGGGCGGAAGTCTTAGAAGTTACGGTAGATAAGAAGTGGCAAGTTTACAATAAAGATGAACAACTTCATCGTTCCACCGTTCCTGTAATTGCTTATATTTCTGATCCGAGACGGATATTAAAGCCCAATAGCCAAGTTTTTGCGACTATTCATTCTGAAAAATCTGTGTCTTTATATACAGTGGCGAAAGGGGAAATTTGTAGTAAATTTAAAGTCCGAAAATATCAACCCGGTTTTTGCCGTTAA
- a CDS encoding M50 family metallopeptidase, with product MSLSSPLPPPLPPEATFPDLRNYWQVGRLQNQQKWVLIAKTGHPCYELTPTEAYILQHFTGECTPTQLQTQYQKQFKTPLPATQLDKIFNKLLQWGILAEEGAETPENTTPLSPESPLKETVHWIKHPDGYWILRNPEDVTFLQVDERSKKAIELIGKTSSAQIPNQVGITPAQFGYLMQLMTATAMFKGTKPPKPPKKKFTPLQLLFFKLPLFNPDPYLGTPARWLRWIWSAPFFYTLLAFLGLSFVWGLEAKGEILQMGTTLWTTQRAVLIVPFILCVTFVVTLHEFAHALTLKHYGGIVPEMGFLFMLLIPAAYTNTTDSYCLVKRRQRAFVVGGGVLCQIVIAAVAFWLWYFSLNNSEIKTLSYLLMVAGLFTVAVNLNPMVKFDGYHLAVAITGINNLRDRSFLFYRKLFTGKPLEEKPQHYGIFAIYAPFCFLYLIFFFGSIIRLVVYTILDQFTITALLLILAWAIYYFFPRKND from the coding sequence ATGTCTCTCTCCTCCCCCCTACCCCCTCCACTCCCCCCAGAGGCCACTTTTCCCGACTTACGCAACTATTGGCAAGTCGGACGGTTGCAAAATCAGCAAAAATGGGTATTAATCGCCAAAACAGGACACCCCTGTTATGAACTCACCCCCACCGAAGCCTACATCCTCCAACATTTTACGGGAGAATGTACCCCCACCCAACTCCAAACCCAGTATCAAAAGCAATTTAAAACCCCCCTCCCAGCGACCCAACTCGACAAAATCTTTAATAAACTTCTCCAGTGGGGTATTTTAGCCGAAGAAGGAGCAGAAACCCCAGAAAATACAACACCCCTATCCCCCGAAAGTCCCCTGAAAGAAACCGTCCATTGGATTAAACATCCCGATGGGTATTGGATACTCCGAAATCCCGAAGATGTCACCTTTCTCCAAGTCGATGAACGGAGTAAAAAAGCCATCGAATTAATCGGTAAAACATCCTCCGCCCAAATCCCCAATCAAGTGGGTATCACCCCCGCCCAATTTGGCTATCTGATGCAGCTAATGACGGCCACAGCCATGTTTAAAGGCACAAAACCCCCAAAACCTCCTAAAAAGAAATTTACCCCCCTACAATTGCTTTTTTTCAAGCTCCCCCTCTTCAATCCAGACCCCTATTTAGGCACTCCTGCTCGCTGGTTACGTTGGATTTGGAGTGCCCCTTTCTTCTATACCTTACTCGCCTTTTTAGGCCTCTCTTTCGTGTGGGGATTAGAAGCCAAAGGAGAAATTTTACAGATGGGAACAACCCTCTGGACAACCCAGCGAGCCGTTTTAATTGTACCCTTTATTTTATGCGTCACCTTCGTTGTCACCCTGCATGAATTTGCCCATGCTTTAACCCTCAAACATTACGGGGGAATTGTTCCCGAAATGGGCTTTTTGTTCATGTTACTAATTCCCGCCGCCTACACTAACACCACCGACTCCTACTGTCTCGTAAAACGCCGACAACGGGCTTTTGTTGTAGGGGGTGGAGTCTTGTGTCAAATCGTCATCGCTGCCGTTGCCTTTTGGCTGTGGTACTTTTCCCTAAATAACAGCGAGATTAAAACCCTCAGTTATTTGCTCATGGTAGCGGGATTATTCACCGTTGCGGTCAATTTAAACCCTATGGTTAAATTTGACGGCTACCATCTCGCCGTAGCCATCACCGGGATTAATAACCTGCGCGATCGCTCCTTCCTATTTTATCGCAAACTCTTCACCGGAAAACCCCTAGAAGAAAAACCCCAACACTACGGCATTTTCGCCATCTATGCCCCCTTTTGTTTCTTATATCTCATCTTCTTCTTTGGCAGCATTATCCGCCTAGTCGTGTACACCATTTTAGACCAGTTCACCATCACCGCACTACTGTTAATTCTGGCTTGGGCAATCTATTACTTTTTCCCCAGAAAAAATGATTAA
- a CDS encoding Uma2 family endonuclease, whose translation MSTESTTQPVQTTYETPWEPDIWEPEMPPDDLIFDDGEPLESNRHRIAMNVLIFSLQQAWREREDYFTGGNMFVYYSREQARNRDFRGPDFFAVLDIDGSYSREGWVVWDENGRYPDVIIELMSPSTYQVDLGEKKDLYERVFRTRNYFVYNPFDANSLQGWQLDNTLQYQPLVANEQGWLWSDALEFWVGVWEGSVMRNTAPWLRFYDAQGNLVLLPEEAAQQEAQAAQQEAEREREQAQREREQAQREREQAQREREQAQRERERAQAAEERAARLAEQLRALGVEIEDQ comes from the coding sequence ATGTCCACAGAAAGCACCACTCAACCCGTACAAACAACCTACGAGACACCTTGGGAACCCGACATTTGGGAGCCTGAGATGCCCCCAGATGACCTAATTTTTGATGACGGAGAACCCTTGGAAAGCAATCGTCACCGCATAGCCATGAACGTCCTGATCTTCTCCTTACAACAAGCTTGGCGAGAGCGAGAGGATTATTTTACAGGCGGCAATATGTTTGTCTACTACAGTCGGGAGCAAGCGCGCAACCGAGATTTTAGAGGCCCAGATTTTTTTGCTGTACTGGATATCGACGGCAGTTATTCCAGGGAGGGCTGGGTCGTCTGGGATGAAAATGGACGCTATCCCGATGTGATTATTGAGTTAATGTCTCCTTCCACTTATCAAGTGGATTTAGGGGAGAAAAAAGACCTCTATGAGCGAGTATTCCGCACACGCAACTATTTTGTTTATAATCCCTTTGATGCCAATTCTTTACAAGGTTGGCAATTAGATAACACATTGCAATATCAACCCCTTGTTGCCAATGAACAGGGCTGGTTATGGTCTGATGCGTTGGAATTTTGGGTCGGAGTCTGGGAAGGTTCAGTCATGCGGAATACAGCCCCTTGGTTACGCTTTTATGATGCCCAGGGGAATCTAGTTTTATTGCCCGAGGAGGCCGCCCAACAGGAAGCCCAGGCCGCCCAACAGGAAGCCGAACGGGAACGGGAACAGGCTCAACGAGAACGGGAACAGGCTCAACGAGAACGGGAACAGGCTCAACGGGAACGGGAACAGGCTCAACGGGAACGGGAACGCGCCCAGGCCGCAGAAGAACGCGCTGCCCGTTTAGCGGAACAGTTACGCGCTTTGGGGGTAGAAATTGAGGATCAGTGA
- a CDS encoding glycosyltransferase, which produces MLLSHPHFLLLCPNLFGFKGGIQVYSQFLLDSLRSLYPQGSFEVFLKYDQPHQCPAPPSNTRFHGFGVFPRSLQTLLLAAQPILSGLEKTPDLAIATHLNYGLTCYALKRLAGIPYWIIVHGLEGWNLEHPWRVKALQNADRVIAVSEYTRDRLLAEQPLTPQQISVLPNTFNPQQFQPAPKPEYLLKRYHLNPNQPILLTVTRLGKTATYKGYDQILKSLVTLRQTIPNLHYILIGKGDDTPRIQALIEHLNLQEAVTLTGFIPDHELCDHYNLCDVFAMPSKGEGFGIVYLEALACGKPVLAGNQDGSIDPLLRGKIGCLIDPDNLPEITHNLRQLLTQTHPNPRLFQPQTLRQTVIQTFGLGQFKQTLSQLTHSTLCPQYFPPILPIQSLL; this is translated from the coding sequence ATGTTACTTTCTCACCCTCATTTTTTGCTACTTTGTCCCAACCTCTTCGGGTTTAAAGGGGGGATTCAAGTTTATTCACAATTTTTACTGGATAGCCTGCGATCGCTTTATCCTCAAGGCAGCTTTGAGGTATTCCTCAAATACGATCAACCCCATCAATGCCCTGCACCCCCGAGTAACACCCGCTTTCACGGGTTCGGGGTATTTCCCCGTTCCCTGCAAACCCTCCTCCTGGCCGCACAACCCATCCTCTCCGGTTTGGAAAAAACTCCGGATTTAGCGATCGCCACCCACCTCAACTATGGCCTGACCTGTTACGCCCTCAAACGTCTCGCCGGAATTCCCTACTGGATCATCGTCCATGGTCTAGAAGGTTGGAACTTAGAGCATCCTTGGCGAGTGAAAGCCCTCCAAAACGCCGACCGCGTAATAGCTGTGAGTGAATATACACGCGATCGCCTCCTCGCCGAACAACCCCTCACCCCCCAACAAATCAGCGTCCTCCCCAACACATTCAACCCCCAACAATTCCAACCCGCCCCCAAACCCGAATATCTCTTAAAACGCTATCACCTCAACCCAAACCAGCCCATCCTCCTCACCGTCACCCGTCTCGGCAAAACCGCCACCTACAAAGGCTACGACCAAATCCTAAAATCCCTCGTCACCCTGCGCCAAACCATCCCCAACCTCCACTATATCCTCATCGGCAAAGGAGACGACACCCCCCGCATTCAAGCCCTAATTGAACACCTCAACCTCCAAGAAGCCGTCACCCTAACCGGATTCATCCCCGACCATGAACTCTGCGACCATTACAACCTCTGTGATGTCTTCGCCATGCCCAGCAAAGGCGAAGGATTCGGCATCGTTTACCTAGAAGCCTTAGCCTGCGGGAAACCCGTCCTCGCCGGGAATCAAGACGGATCCATTGACCCCCTCCTGCGCGGCAAAATCGGCTGCTTAATCGACCCCGACAACCTCCCAGAAATCACCCACAACCTCCGACAACTCCTCACTCAAACCCACCCCAACCCCCGACTTTTCCAACCCCAAACCCTCCGCCAAACCGTCATCCAAACCTTCGGTCTAGGTCAATTCAAACAAACCCTCAGCCAACTCACCCACAGCACCTTATGCCCCCAATATTTCCCCCCCATCCTACCCATCCAGTCCCTGCTTTAA